In Terriglobia bacterium, a single window of DNA contains:
- a CDS encoding tetratricopeptide repeat protein, whose amino-acid sequence MRNKVCFAVFLTALAIIPCFGADAQSTLPVHSRSAAALRFYRQGIELQGNLRLDEAMRKFRSAVKADPDFAMAWAMIAISDSSPAAAARAREKVSELAPKASEGEQLMIRWVVARGGSNMIAAISAANDLVSRYPGDKFVLYEVGSWYGTALNQWERVAVLQEKALALDPNYAPALNEAGYAYAYQHKFVQAIAAMRRYADVIPNEPNPQDSYAEILRLSGHYEEALTHYREALKILPTFYSSQQGLGDTYALMGDQERARAEYAKCSGGQIEPSVSIVCRQMAAYSYIRENNLDAANKELETFIAAMHKEGQIAFAVNAILAEAFMAKDVSSAFTSFDRAIVELHEDHNMPQAQQDELLARIMAHKVRVAVLAGDTALAKRSITELEAFKESPDPLIQAAWKGGNGAWLYFQKKYEDAISELQDDAGNPFSQLMLLKACQAAGNDKAASELKDSILTLHRLDIDLWLAQQAVRS is encoded by the coding sequence ATGCGGAACAAGGTGTGCTTCGCTGTTTTCCTGACAGCGCTCGCAATCATTCCCTGCTTCGGCGCTGACGCGCAATCTACGCTACCCGTCCACTCAAGGTCTGCAGCCGCTCTCCGGTTCTATCGTCAAGGCATCGAGTTGCAAGGCAATCTCCGGCTCGACGAAGCGATGCGCAAATTTCGCTCGGCAGTAAAGGCGGACCCCGACTTCGCGATGGCCTGGGCAATGATCGCCATCTCCGACTCTTCACCCGCAGCTGCCGCACGCGCGCGCGAGAAGGTCAGCGAACTGGCGCCCAAAGCCTCAGAAGGCGAGCAGTTGATGATTCGCTGGGTCGTCGCTCGTGGTGGCTCCAACATGATCGCGGCTATCTCCGCCGCCAATGACCTCGTCTCCAGGTATCCCGGAGACAAGTTCGTCCTCTACGAGGTTGGCTCGTGGTACGGCACCGCGTTGAACCAGTGGGAGCGTGTTGCCGTCCTGCAGGAGAAAGCCCTGGCGCTCGATCCCAATTACGCACCGGCCCTGAACGAAGCCGGCTACGCTTACGCCTACCAGCACAAGTTCGTCCAGGCTATCGCAGCCATGAGGCGATACGCCGATGTCATCCCCAACGAACCGAACCCGCAGGACTCCTACGCCGAAATCCTGCGCCTGTCTGGACACTACGAAGAGGCCCTCACCCACTACCGCGAGGCCCTCAAAATTCTTCCAACCTTCTATTCCTCTCAGCAGGGCTTGGGCGACACCTACGCCCTGATGGGCGATCAGGAACGCGCCCGCGCCGAATATGCTAAGTGTTCCGGCGGGCAGATCGAGCCGAGTGTTTCGATTGTCTGCCGACAGATGGCGGCCTACAGCTACATTCGCGAGAACAATCTCGACGCCGCCAACAAAGAGCTTGAGACCTTCATCGCCGCAATGCACAAGGAAGGCCAGATAGCATTCGCCGTCAACGCCATCCTCGCCGAAGCATTCATGGCCAAAGATGTGTCATCTGCATTCACCAGTTTCGACCGAGCTATCGTCGAACTTCACGAGGATCACAACATGCCGCAGGCGCAGCAGGACGAACTGCTTGCACGCATCATGGCTCACAAGGTACGAGTTGCTGTTCTGGCCGGTGACACCGCCCTCGCCAAGCGCTCCATCACCGAACTGGAAGCCTTCAAGGAGTCTCCTGACCCCTTGATCCAGGCTGCATGGAAAGGCGGTAACGGCGCCTGGCTCTACTTTCAGAAAAAGTACGAAGACGCCATCTCTGAACTGCAGGATGATGCCGGGAATCCCTTTTCTCAGCTCATGCTGCTGAAAGCCTGCCAGGCGGCCGGCAATGACAAGGCAGCATCAGAATTGAAGGACTCTATTCTTACTCTGCACCGCCTCGACATTGACCTCTGGCTCGCGCAACAAGCCGTCAGGAGCTAG
- a CDS encoding 4Fe-4S binding protein, with product MCEFCLKHGEGKKWYLEAKNYSADLASDVERRNLLKMMYENPEAVGKAVGKAESLQKLPKFVREWFVFMITRKQKKMHYGQVVPIEDVEKIFNLTNSIVRVACYCRYNTLGKEKRYCYGISVSPETGLAEILGTVVEGFDGGPYTSGAETLTREEALEAFRRHEREGLAHTIWTFGTPFIGGVCNCDRSDCWAMRFTLSRNMPMMFRAEYVGQIDPDVCNGCRECMRQCQFGALTWSASNKKAVIDQRWCYGCGVCRAVCKENAIALVDRAQVPVAANLW from the coding sequence ATGTGCGAATTCTGCCTGAAGCATGGAGAAGGTAAAAAGTGGTATCTCGAAGCAAAGAACTACTCCGCGGATCTTGCGAGTGATGTCGAGCGGAGGAACCTGCTCAAGATGATGTACGAGAATCCGGAGGCAGTGGGGAAAGCGGTCGGGAAAGCTGAGAGTTTGCAGAAGCTTCCGAAATTCGTGCGCGAGTGGTTCGTGTTCATGATCACGCGGAAGCAGAAGAAGATGCACTACGGGCAGGTGGTGCCGATCGAGGATGTCGAGAAGATTTTCAACCTGACGAACTCGATTGTGCGCGTTGCGTGTTATTGCCGCTACAACACATTGGGCAAGGAGAAGCGATATTGCTACGGAATCAGTGTGTCACCGGAGACCGGCCTGGCCGAGATTCTGGGTACAGTTGTTGAAGGATTCGATGGTGGGCCGTATACGTCGGGCGCGGAAACGCTGACGCGGGAAGAGGCACTGGAGGCTTTTCGCAGACATGAGCGGGAGGGATTGGCGCACACGATCTGGACGTTCGGGACGCCGTTCATCGGCGGCGTCTGCAACTGCGATCGTTCGGATTGCTGGGCGATGCGGTTCACGCTGTCTCGAAATATGCCGATGATGTTTCGAGCAGAGTACGTCGGACAGATTGATCCGGATGTGTGCAACGGGTGTCGTGAATGTATGCGTCAGTGCCAGTTTGGCGCGCTGACGTGGAGCGCGTCGAATAAGAAAGCGGTGATCGATCAGCGCTGGTGCTATGGGTGCGGCGTTTGCCGGGCGGTGTGCAAGGAGAATGCGATCGCGCTGGTCGATCGGGCGCAGGTTCCTGTGGCGGCGAATTTGTGGTGA
- a CDS encoding flavodoxin family protein gives MKVLLISGSPKENGNTALLMRECAKVIEEHGVEAEVVSLAGMKIESCIACLKCAKTGECGLDDGLNEIIRKLRGSQGFIVGTPVYFGTARGDVMCALQRIGYVSRNSDKYLTGKVGGPVAVARRGGQTLTLQEMLMFFLINDMIVPGSSYWNMVFGRLPGEALNDEEGVATVRHFAENVAELVKKLNGGTRNQ, from the coding sequence GTGAAAGTACTGCTTATCAGTGGGAGTCCGAAAGAGAACGGCAATACGGCGCTGTTGATGCGGGAGTGCGCGAAGGTCATTGAAGAGCATGGGGTCGAGGCGGAGGTCGTTTCGCTGGCGGGGATGAAGATTGAGTCGTGCATTGCGTGCCTGAAGTGCGCGAAGACGGGCGAGTGCGGGCTGGATGATGGGCTGAACGAGATCATTCGGAAGCTGCGCGGATCGCAAGGGTTCATTGTGGGGACGCCGGTGTATTTCGGCACGGCGCGCGGGGATGTGATGTGCGCCCTGCAGCGAATTGGATATGTCTCACGGAACAGCGACAAGTATCTGACGGGGAAAGTTGGCGGCCCGGTGGCGGTGGCACGGAGAGGCGGCCAGACACTGACGCTGCAGGAGATGCTGATGTTCTTCCTTATTAATGACATGATCGTGCCGGGATCGAGCTACTGGAACATGGTTTTTGGGCGGCTGCCGGGCGAGGCGTTGAACGACGAAGAGGGAGTCGCTACGGTTCGGCACTTTGCGGAGAATGTGGCGGAGCTGGTGAAGAAGTTGAATGGGGGAACCAGAAATCAGTAA
- the aceE gene encoding pyruvate dehydrogenase (acetyl-transferring), homodimeric type: MNKSDGSNGNEAVGLEVVETREWLDSLDYVLQNEGAERAGRLLQQLELHTAQSGFRMPFTATTPYTNTIPPDKQPPFPGSQELERRIKSLVRWNALAMVMRANKKSEGIGGHISTYASAATLYEVGFNHFFRAKTEDGDRDLVYFQGHASPGMYSRAFLEGRLSKEKLENFRRELAQGGGLSSYPHPWLMPDFWEFPTVSMGLGPIQAIYQARFNRYLENRGLKKGTSGKVWAFLGDGETDEPEALGAISLAAREKLDNLIFVINCNLQRLDGPVRGNGKIIQELEASFRGTGWNVIKVIWGSDWDALLAKDREGLLVKRMGEVCDGQYQKYFVESGAYFRENFFGTDPRLLKMVEHLSDEQLEKMRLGGHDPLKVYAAYKAATDHKGSPTVILAKTIKGYGLGESGEGKNITHQQKKINDEELALFRSRFGIPIKDEELHGAPFYRPPEDSLEIQYMQDRRKQLGGYMPARKVVAPKLEPVSEEVFEEFYKGTEGRKVSTTMVFVRMLSKMLRDPQVGKLVVPIVPDEARTFGMEAMFRQVGIYSSVGQLYEPVDMDTLLYYKESKDGQILEEGITEAGSMSSFIAAGTSYANHGINTIPFFIYYSMFGMQRVGDLVWAAGDMRCRGFMLGGTSGRTTLNGEGLQHQDGNSHLLAYPVPNLVAYDPAFAYELAVIIQDGIRRMYVEQEPVFYYLTVMNEPWEMPAMPDGSREGILKGMYLFQKSEKKDAKLRAKLLGSGAMMQSVMEAQKILEEKYGVAADIYSVTSYKCLYIDGISTERWNMLHPGEKERLPYVTQILGGDDGVVVAASDYVKMLPESISKWVPGKMISLGTDGFGRSESRAALRDFFEVDAKHIVLATLSALMRDGKVKADVVKKAIQDVGINPEKPHPVVS; encoded by the coding sequence GTGAACAAGTCTGATGGCAGTAATGGGAACGAGGCCGTGGGTCTTGAGGTGGTGGAGACCCGTGAGTGGCTGGATTCGTTAGATTACGTCCTGCAGAATGAGGGCGCCGAGCGCGCCGGGCGTCTGCTGCAGCAGTTGGAATTGCATACGGCCCAGAGCGGCTTCCGGATGCCGTTTACGGCGACAACGCCGTATACGAACACGATTCCGCCCGATAAGCAGCCACCGTTTCCGGGAAGCCAGGAGCTGGAACGCCGCATCAAGAGCCTGGTTCGATGGAACGCGCTGGCGATGGTGATGCGGGCGAACAAGAAATCCGAGGGCATTGGCGGCCACATTTCCACTTATGCCTCCGCGGCAACTCTCTACGAAGTCGGCTTCAATCATTTTTTCCGAGCGAAAACTGAGGATGGCGATCGCGACCTGGTTTATTTCCAGGGACACGCGTCGCCGGGTATGTACTCGCGGGCGTTCCTGGAAGGTCGGCTCTCGAAGGAAAAGTTGGAGAATTTCCGTCGCGAACTGGCTCAGGGTGGTGGGTTGTCGTCATATCCGCACCCTTGGCTGATGCCGGATTTCTGGGAGTTCCCGACGGTTTCGATGGGACTGGGGCCGATCCAGGCGATCTACCAGGCGCGGTTCAACCGCTATCTCGAGAATCGCGGCCTGAAGAAGGGAACGAGCGGGAAAGTCTGGGCGTTCCTCGGCGACGGCGAGACGGATGAACCTGAGGCGCTGGGCGCGATTTCGCTGGCGGCACGGGAGAAGCTCGACAACCTCATCTTTGTTATCAACTGCAACCTTCAACGGCTGGATGGGCCGGTGCGCGGCAACGGCAAAATCATCCAGGAACTGGAAGCGAGCTTCCGCGGAACCGGCTGGAATGTGATCAAGGTCATCTGGGGCAGCGATTGGGATGCGCTGCTGGCGAAGGATCGCGAGGGCCTGCTGGTGAAGCGCATGGGCGAGGTCTGCGACGGACAATATCAGAAATACTTTGTCGAGAGCGGCGCCTACTTCCGCGAGAACTTCTTCGGCACCGATCCTCGACTGCTGAAGATGGTGGAGCACCTCAGCGACGAGCAACTAGAGAAGATGCGACTGGGTGGACACGACCCACTCAAGGTCTATGCGGCGTACAAGGCGGCTACAGATCACAAGGGATCGCCGACGGTGATTCTCGCCAAGACGATTAAAGGTTACGGGCTGGGCGAGAGCGGCGAAGGCAAGAACATCACGCACCAGCAGAAGAAGATCAATGACGAAGAGCTGGCGCTGTTCCGCTCGCGATTTGGGATTCCGATTAAGGACGAAGAGCTGCACGGTGCTCCGTTCTATCGGCCGCCGGAAGACAGCCTGGAAATCCAGTACATGCAGGATCGGCGGAAGCAACTGGGCGGGTACATGCCGGCGCGAAAGGTTGTGGCGCCGAAGCTGGAGCCAGTGAGCGAAGAGGTATTCGAGGAGTTCTACAAGGGGACGGAGGGACGCAAGGTTTCGACGACGATGGTGTTCGTGCGCATGCTATCGAAGATGCTACGCGACCCGCAAGTCGGAAAGCTGGTGGTGCCGATCGTTCCCGACGAAGCGCGCACGTTCGGCATGGAAGCGATGTTCCGGCAGGTGGGAATTTATTCGAGCGTCGGCCAGCTTTACGAGCCGGTCGACATGGACACGCTTCTTTATTACAAGGAGTCGAAGGACGGGCAGATCCTGGAAGAAGGCATTACGGAAGCGGGATCGATGTCGTCGTTCATTGCCGCCGGCACTTCATATGCCAACCACGGGATCAATACGATTCCGTTCTTTATTTATTACTCGATGTTCGGGATGCAGCGGGTGGGCGACCTGGTGTGGGCGGCGGGCGATATGCGCTGCCGCGGCTTCATGCTGGGCGGAACGTCGGGACGCACGACGCTGAACGGCGAAGGACTACAGCACCAGGACGGCAACAGTCACCTGCTGGCGTATCCGGTGCCGAACCTGGTTGCATACGATCCGGCGTTTGCATATGAGCTGGCGGTGATCATCCAGGATGGCATTCGGCGGATGTATGTGGAGCAGGAGCCGGTCTTCTATTACCTGACGGTGATGAACGAGCCCTGGGAGATGCCGGCGATGCCCGACGGTTCGCGCGAAGGCATTCTGAAAGGGATGTACCTGTTCCAGAAATCCGAAAAAAAGGATGCGAAGCTGCGGGCGAAGTTGCTGGGCAGCGGTGCGATGATGCAGTCGGTGATGGAGGCACAGAAGATCCTGGAAGAGAAGTACGGGGTGGCTGCGGACATTTACAGTGTGACCAGCTATAAATGCCTGTACATCGACGGGATTTCGACCGAGCGCTGGAACATGCTGCATCCGGGGGAGAAAGAGCGGTTGCCATATGTGACGCAGATCCTGGGCGGAGATGACGGCGTGGTTGTCGCGGCATCTGACTATGTGAAGATGCTGCCGGAGTCGATTTCAAAGTGGGTGCCGGGAAAGATGATTTCGCTCGGGACGGACGGCTTTGGGCGGAGCGAGTCGCGCGCCGCTCTGCGAGACTTCTTCGAGGTGGATGCGAAGCACATTGTGCTGGCGACACTTTCGGCGCTGATGAGGGACGGCAAGGTGAAGGCTGACGTAGTGAAGAAAGCAATCCAGGATGTTGGGATCAATCCCGAGAAGCCGCACCCGGTGGTGTCCTAG
- the aceF gene encoding dihydrolipoyllysine-residue acetyltransferase — MAIEFKLPELGENIEQGDLVRVMVKPGDNVSEGQPVIELETDKAVIEVPSSVVGTVKEIAVKAGQKLKVGQTIFTVEGDEAGAAVEENKAGPKKDIPRTEPVGARPRAAEPAKAEAGPTKTEPRPEAIAPAVPASGGKGATALEFKLPELGENIVQGDVVRVAVKPGDTISDGQTLIELETDKAVVEVPSTVSGTVKEVLVREGQKAKVGQVILTLREGAATTTPPAEKKVEDRAAQDTSSAEMARASYNIARAAEGKTEAQAFPRDTRQEPAHAIVASQVVKSAGAEHRPPVPASPSVRRLAREIGVDIYNVQGTGPNGRISEADVKNHAKAVITAAAAGVAVPGVRPAVKLPDFSKWGPVEKVPMRAIRRKTAEHLAEAWTTIPHVTQHDKADITELEELRKKYSSRAELAGGKMTVTAIALKVVASALKVFPQFNASVDMAGEEIVYKRYIHLGVAVDTDRGLLVPVIRNVDEKNITELAAELSQLSVKAKNKTLKPEEMEGGTFTITNLGGIGGTYFTPIVNHPEVAILGMSRSRIEPCWVNDKFEPRLMLPLSLSYDHRLIDGADAARFLRWVVEALEQPFLLSVQG; from the coding sequence GTGGCAATTGAATTCAAGTTACCGGAACTGGGCGAGAACATTGAGCAGGGCGATTTGGTAAGAGTGATGGTCAAGCCCGGGGACAATGTTTCCGAGGGACAGCCGGTGATCGAGTTAGAAACCGATAAGGCGGTGATCGAAGTGCCGTCGTCGGTTGTGGGCACCGTTAAGGAAATTGCGGTGAAGGCGGGCCAGAAGTTGAAAGTGGGCCAAACGATTTTCACAGTTGAGGGAGATGAGGCCGGGGCGGCGGTAGAAGAGAACAAAGCGGGACCGAAGAAAGATATCCCGCGGACTGAGCCTGTGGGTGCCCGGCCGAGGGCAGCTGAGCCTGCAAAAGCAGAGGCTGGGCCTACAAAAACAGAGCCGAGGCCGGAGGCGATTGCGCCGGCGGTTCCGGCTAGCGGTGGCAAAGGAGCCACGGCGCTTGAGTTCAAGTTGCCGGAACTGGGCGAGAACATTGTTCAGGGAGATGTGGTTCGCGTTGCCGTAAAGCCGGGTGACACAATCAGCGACGGGCAGACGTTGATCGAACTGGAGACGGATAAGGCTGTGGTGGAAGTGCCGTCGACAGTGTCTGGGACCGTGAAGGAAGTTCTGGTTCGTGAGGGGCAGAAGGCGAAGGTTGGGCAGGTCATCCTGACATTGCGAGAGGGTGCTGCGACGACCACACCGCCGGCTGAAAAGAAGGTAGAGGATCGAGCCGCACAGGACACGAGCAGCGCGGAGATGGCGCGCGCGAGTTACAACATTGCGCGTGCGGCCGAGGGAAAAACCGAAGCGCAGGCGTTCCCGCGCGATACGCGGCAGGAACCGGCGCATGCAATTGTAGCGTCGCAGGTGGTGAAGAGTGCGGGGGCGGAGCATCGTCCGCCTGTGCCGGCGTCGCCTTCGGTTCGTCGGCTGGCGCGCGAGATCGGTGTCGATATCTACAACGTGCAGGGAACGGGGCCGAACGGCAGGATCTCCGAGGCCGACGTCAAGAATCACGCGAAAGCGGTGATCACGGCGGCGGCCGCGGGAGTCGCGGTGCCGGGTGTGCGTCCGGCGGTGAAGTTGCCGGACTTCAGCAAGTGGGGACCGGTCGAGAAGGTCCCGATGCGGGCGATCCGGCGGAAGACGGCCGAGCACCTCGCGGAAGCATGGACGACGATTCCGCACGTTACGCAGCACGACAAAGCCGACATCACCGAATTGGAAGAGCTGCGGAAGAAGTACTCGTCGCGCGCGGAACTTGCCGGCGGCAAGATGACGGTGACAGCGATTGCGCTGAAGGTAGTCGCTTCGGCGCTGAAGGTGTTCCCGCAGTTCAACGCCTCGGTCGACATGGCGGGTGAAGAGATTGTTTATAAGCGCTACATACATCTTGGCGTGGCGGTCGATACGGATCGCGGACTGCTGGTGCCGGTGATTCGGAACGTCGATGAGAAGAACATCACCGAGTTGGCGGCCGAGCTTTCGCAACTTTCAGTGAAGGCGAAGAACAAGACGTTGAAGCCAGAAGAGATGGAAGGCGGCACGTTCACGATTACGAATCTGGGCGGCATCGGCGGAACGTACTTCACGCCGATCGTGAACCATCCGGAAGTTGCGATCCTCGGGATGTCGCGTTCGCGGATTGAGCCTTGTTGGGTGAATGACAAGTTTGAGCCCAGATTGATGCTGCCGCTCTCGCTCTCGTACGATCACAGGTTGATCGATGGCGCGGACGCGGCACGGTTCCTGCGCTGGGTGGTGGAAGCGCTGGAGCAGCCGTTCTTACTTTCGGTACAGGGATAG